A region from the Triticum aestivum cultivar Chinese Spring chromosome 3D, IWGSC CS RefSeq v2.1, whole genome shotgun sequence genome encodes:
- the LOC123079057 gene encoding leucine-rich repeat receptor-like kinase protein THICK TASSEL DWARF1, translated as MATLPSLVLLLLLPCCLLHRAGAQTAREGQLLIRIKRAWGDPPVLAAWNSSSDHCTWPYVICDASSGRVTSLSLANACVAGSFPDAIGGLSSLRSLNLSNNHIAGAFPTSIYRCASLRHLDLSLTYLHGELPADIGNGVPLLQTMNLSGNQLSGEIPRSVAKLRLLTQLDLSKNQLAGEIPAELGAMRVLNALDLSSNKLSGDIPPPLAKLKLSSLNLSSNQLDGHVPAGLAIAAYDRSFLDNPGLCHAGLGPGYLTGALLCCEITSHLLLRGRLAGAPHWPPVAAGVLLVLIMAFAFFIVRDIRKRKRAAQGGSWKITPFQTLDFGEAAILRALTEENLVGSGGSGRVYRAAYTNRYNGKAGAAAVKKIRSAGKVEERLEREFESEASILGGVRHKNIVRLLCCLSHADSGDKLLVYDHMDNGSLDGWLHRHALPHGAGHSASSNEGGLDWPTRIRVAVGAAQGLRYLHHECSPPIVHRNVKTSNILLDSEFRTKVADFGLARMLVQAGTPDTMSAVAWSFGYMAPECANTTSVTEKVDVYSFGVVLLELGRAANDGGEDGSLAEWARRLCQSGGSIDGATDSRIRNAGFSEEIEFVFRLGLMCTTESPSSRPTMKYVLQKLLRCSEQTHQKGKVTPLLQTLLEKSDFDSTV; from the exons ATGGCCACCTTACCATCcctcgtgctcctcctcctcctcccctgctgcCTCCTGCACCGCGCGGGCGCCCAGACCGCCCGTGAGGGGCAGCTTCTCATCCGGATCAAGCGCGCGTGGGGCGACCCGCCCGTGCTGGCGGCATGGAACAGCTCCAGCGACCACTGCACCTGGCCCTACGTGATCTGCGACGCGTCCTCCGGGCGCGTCACGAGCCTCTCCCTCGCCAACGCCTGCGTCGCCGGCTCGTTCCCGGACGCCATCGGCGGCCTCTCCAGCCTCAGGAGCCTCAACCTCTCCAACAACCACATCGCCGGCGCCTTCCCGACCAGCATCTACCGGTGCGCTTCGCTCCGGCACCTCGATTTGTCACTTACCTACCTCCACGGCGAGCTCCCTGCCGACATCGGCAACGGCGTGCCGCTGCTGCAGACGATGAACTTGTCAGGTAACCAGCTCTCTGGCGAGATCCCGAGGAGCGTAGCCAAGCTCCGCTTGCTGACGCAGTTGGACCTGAGCAAGAATCAGCTCGCCGGCGAGATACCGGCTGAATTGGGCGCCATGCGGGTGCTCAACGCGCTTGACCTGTCATCAAACAAGCTATCCGGCGACATACCGCCACCGCTTGCCAAGCTAAAGCTCAGCTCGCTCAACCTGTCATCCAACCAGCTCGACGGCCATGTACCGGCAGGACTCGCCATCGCCGCTTACGACCGGAGCTTCCTCGACAACCCCGGCCTCTGCCATGCCGGTCTGGGCCCCGGCTACCTCACCGGCGCGCTACTGTGCTGCGAGATCACAAGCCATCTTCTCCTCCGGGGGCGTCTCGCCGGAGCTCCGCACTGGCCTCCTGTCGCTGCCGGCGTGCTCCTTGTCCTTATCATGGCCTTCGCCTTCTTCATCGTCCGCGACATCAGGAAAAGGAAGCGCGCGGCACAGGGCGGTAGCTGGAAGATCACGCCTTTTCAGACCCTGGATTTCGGGGAGGCGGCCATACTCCGGGCGCTGACCGAAGAGAACCTCGTCGGCAGCGGCGGGTCGGGACGCGTGTACCGCGCCGCGTACACCAACCGGTACAACGGCAAGGCCGGCGCCGCTGCCGTGAAGAAAATACGGAGCGCCGGGAAGGTGGAAGAGAGGCTGGAGCGCGAGTTCGAGTCGGAGGCCAGCATCCTCGGCGGCGTCCGGCACAAGAACATCGTCAGGCTCCTGTGCTGCCTCTCCCACGCCGACTCCGGCGACAAGCTCCTCGTGTACGACCACATGGACAACGGCAGCCTCGACGGGTGGCTCCACAGGCACGCTCTCCCCCACGGCGCCGGGCACTCCGCGTCGTCCAACGAGGGTGGTTTGGACTGGCCCACGAGGATCAGAGTCGCCGTCGGCGCCGCGCAGGGGCTCCGCTACCTGCACCACGAGTGCTCCCCGCCCATCGTTCACCGGAACGTCAAGACCAGCAACATCTTGCTGGACTCCGAGTTCCGAACCAAGGTCGCAGACTTCGGGCTGGCTAGGATGCTGGTGCAGGCCGGCACGCCCGACACCATGTCCGCCGTTGCCTGGTCGTTCGGCTACATGGCTCCAG AGTGCGCTAACACGACGAGTGTGACGGAGAAGGTggacgtgtacagcttcggcgtgGTGCTCCTGGAGCTCGGGCGGGCGGCCAACGACGGCGGCGAGGACGGGTCCCTGGCGGAATGGGCGCGGCGCCTGTGCCAATCAGGAGGAAGCATCGACGGAGCCACAGACAGTCGCATCAGAAACGCGGGATTCTCCGAGGAGATCGAATTCGTGTTCAGGCTAGGCCTGATGTGCACGACAGAGTCGCCGTCGTCGCGGCCGACCATGAAGTACGTGCTGCAGAAGCTGCTCAGGTGCTCCGAGCAGACGCACCAGAAGGGCAAGGTGACTCCGCTCTTGCAGACGCTCTTGGAGAAGAGTGACTTCGACAGCACTGTCTGA